A genomic segment from Euleptes europaea isolate rEulEur1 chromosome 17, rEulEur1.hap1, whole genome shotgun sequence encodes:
- the CTCF gene encoding transcriptional repressor CTCF, whose protein sequence is MEGEVVEAIGEESETFIKSKERKTYQRRREGGQEEDACPMPPNQADGTEVVQDVTGGVQMVMMEQIDPTLLQMKTEVMEGAVQQDAEATVDDTQIITLQVVNMEEQPINLGELQLVQVPVPVSVPVAAASVEELQGAYENEVSKGGLQEGEPMICHTLPLPEGFQVVKVGANGEVETLEQAELQPQEDPNWQKDPDYQPPAKKTKKAKKSKLRYTEEGKDVDVSVYDFEEEQQEGLLSEVNAEKVVGNMKPPKPTKIKKKGVKKTFQCELCSYTCPRRSNLDRHMKSHTDERPHKCHLCGRAFRTVTLLRNHLNTHTGTRPHKCPDCDMAFVTSGELVRHRRYKHTHEKPFKCSMCDYASVEVSKLKRHIRSHTGERPFQCSLCSYASRDTYKLKRHMRTHSGEKPYECYICHARFTQSGTMKMHILQKHTENVAKFHCPHCDTVIARKSDLGVHLRKQHSYIEQGKKCRYCDAVFHERYALIQHQKSHKNEKRFKCDQCDYACRQERHMIMHKRTHTGEKPYACSHCDKTFRQKQLLDMHFKRYHDPNFVPAAFVCSKCGKTFTRRNTMARHADNCTGPDGVEGENGGEPKKGKRGRKRKMRSKKEDSSDSEENAEPELDDNEEEEETAVEIEAEPEVEPVAPAPPPAKKRRGRPPGKANQPKQPQPTAIIQVEDQNTGAIENIIVEVKKEPEAETVAATAGAQPAAVEAPNGDLTPEMILSMMDR, encoded by the exons ATGGAAGGTGAAGTGGTTGAGGCTATCGGTGAGGAGTCTGAAACGTTCATTAAAAGCAAAGAAAGGAAGACCTATCAAAGGCGCCGGGAAGGTGGGCAGGAAGAGGATGCTTGCCCGATGCCGCCCAACCAGGCAGATGGGACTGAAGTGGTGCAGGATGTCACTGGTGGCGTCCAGATGGTGATGATGGAACAGATAGATCCAACCCTGCTTCAGATGAAAACTGAAGTCATGGAGGGTGCTGTGCAACAGGACGCCGAGGCCACTGTGGACGACACCCAAATAATAACTCTTCAGGTTGTCAACATGGAAGAGCAGCCTataaaccttggagagctgcagCTGGTCCAGGTGCCTGTCCCAGTGTCTGTACCCGTCGCTGCTGCTTCTGTGGAAGAACTTCAGGGGGCGTACGAAAACGAGGTCTCCAAGGGAGGCCTGCAGGAGGGGGAGCCCATGATCTGCCACACCCTCCCATTGCCAGAAGGCTTCCAGGTGGTCAAAGTCGGTGCAAACGGGGAGGTGGAGACGCTGGAACAAGCTGAACTTCAGCCACAGGAAGATCCCAACTGGCAAAAGGACCCGGACTACCAGCctccagccaaaaagacaaagaaagcCAAAAAGAGCAAACTCCGTTACACTGAGGAGGGGAAAGATGTGGACGTGTCTGTATATGATTTTGAAGAGGAGCAGCAAGAGGGCTTGCTCTCAGAGGTCAATGCAGAAAAGGTGGTGGGCAACATGAAGCCCCCTAAgccaacaaaaattaaaaagaaag GAGTGAAGAAGACATTCCAGTGTGAACTGTGCAGTTATACTTGTCCACGCCGTTCTAATCTGGACCGCCACATGAAAAGCCATACTGATGAGAGGCCGCACAAGTGCCACCTCTGTGGTAGAGCCTTCCGGACGGTCACTCTGCTGAGAAACCATCTCAACACTCACACAG GTACTCGTCCTCACAAGTGCCCCGACTGCGACATGGCCTTTGTGACGAGCGGAGAGTTGGTTCGGCATCGCCGCTACAAACACACCCACGAGAAGCCATTCAAGTGTTCCATGTGTGACTACGCCAGCGTGGAG GTCAGCAAGTTGAAACGTCACATTCGCTCTCACACCGGAGAGCGTCCATTCCAGTGCAGCTTGTGCAGCTATGCCAGCAGGGACACTTACAAACTGAAGAGGCACATGAGAACTCATTCTG GTGAGAAGCCCTACGAGTGCTACATTTGCCACGCTCGCTTCACCCAGAGTGGAACGATGAAGATGCACATCCTGCAGAAGCACACAGAGAATGTGGCCAAGTTTCACTGCCCTCACTGTGACACAGTCATTGCGCGGAAGAGTGACCTGG GTGTCCACTTGCGGAAGCAGCATTCCTATATTGAGCAGGGCAAGAAATGTCGTTACTGCGATGCTGTGTTCCACGAGCGATACGCACTCATCCAGCACCAGAAATCTCACAAGAACGAGAAGCGCTTCAAGTGTGACCAGTGTGATTATGCGTGTCGACAG GAAAGGCACATGATTATGCACAAGCGAACCCACACTGGAGAAAAGCCTTACGCCTGTAGCCATTGTGATAAAACCTTCCGTCAGAAGCAGCTGCTTGACATGCACTTCAAGCGCTACCATGACCCGAACTTCGTCCCGGCTGCTTTTGTTTGCTCCAAGTGTGGCAAAACCTTCACACGCCGT AACACCATGGCCCGACATGCAGATAACTGCACAGGCCCTGATGGGGTAGAAGGAGAGAATGGAGGTGAGCCCAAGAAGGGGAAGCGTGGGCGAAAGAGAAAGATGCGCTCCAAGAAAGAGGACTCCTCCGACAGTG AGGAAAATGCAGAGCCAGAGTTGGACGATaacgaagaggaggaagagacagCGGTTGAAATAGAGGCCGAGCCGGAAGTGGAACCCGTGGCTCCAGCACCACCGCCAGCGAAGAAACGAAGAGGAAGGCCGCCCGGCAAAGCCAACCAACCAAAACAGCCCCAGC CGACAGCAATCATTCAGGTGGAAGACCAGAACACGGGTGCAATCGAAAACATCATCGTGGAAGTCAAGAAGGAGCCTGAAGCAGAGACTGTAGCGGCGACGGCCGGAGCTCAGCCGGCTGCGGTGGAAGCGCCCAACGGAGACCTCACCCCAGAGATGATTCTCAGCATGATGGACCGGTGA